In Leifsonia sp. PS1209, the genomic stretch GCCGAGGGGCAAGCAGGACTGGCACCGCGAGCCGCACTCGATCTGGTATCACCGCACCACAGGCATCTGGCAGCCGGTCTGGCTCGAAGCGGTGCCGGCGGTGGCGATCGAGCGCATCCACTGGACCCCCGACCTGATCTCGGGAACGGTGGCGGCGCGCATCCGGCTGAACCGTCCGGCCCGCGACGGGGAGACGCTGGCCATCTCTCTGAGCCACGACGGGCGAGCGCTCGGCTCGGTGACGATGCCGGCGGTCGGGCGCACCATCGAGGCGACGGTGCCGCTGCCGCAGCAGCGCAACGGGCAGGCGTACGAGGAGCTGCTCTGGTCGCCGGAGCACCCGCGACTGGTGGATGCGGTGGTCACCGTCGGCGCAGACACCGTCCGCTCCTACCTCGGGCTGCGTTCGGCGGCGGTCGCCGGCGGGCGGTTCCTGCTGAACGACCGGCCGTACTACGTGCGCTCTGTGCTCAACCAGGGCTACTGGCCGGAGTCGCACCTCGCCGCACCGTCGGTCGACGGCCTGCGCGCGGAGGCGCAGCTCATCAAAGACCTCGGCTTCAACGCGGCGCGGCTGCATCAGAAGTACGAGGACCCGCGCTTCCTGTTCTTCGCAGACTCGCTCGGCCTGCTGATCTGGGGCGAGTCTCCCGCTGCATACGAGTTCACGCCGACCGCGATCACCCGCACGACCAGGGAGTGGGCGGACATCGTCGACCGCGACTATTCGCATCCCTCCATCGTCACCTGGGTGCCGACCAACGAGAGCTGGGGGGTGCAGCACCTCGCCCACGACGGCCGGATGCGCGACTACGCCGCGGCGCTCGTCTCGCTGACCAAGGCGCTCGACCCAACCCGTCCCGTCATCTCGAACGACGGCTGGGAGCACGTCGACTCCGACATCCTCTCCGTGCACGACTACGAGGCGTCCGGAGAGGTCGTCGCCGCGCGCTATGGAACGCCGGAGGCGGTCGACGCGCTGTTCGACGGACTCGGACCGGCCGGGCGCCGGATGCTCGTGCGCGGCGAACGCGACCGGCAGGCGCCGGTGATGCTGACCGAGTTCGGCGGCGTCTCGTTCGTGGACCGCGCGCACGAGGTGGACGGCGCGTGGGGATACTCGGCCGCCTCCAGCCCGGAGGACTTCGCCGAGCGCGTCGGCGCCCTGCTGGAGGCGACGCTGGCCAGTTCGGTGCTCGCCGGGTTCTGCTACACCCAGCTCGCCGACACCGGCCAGGAGACCAACGGCCTGGTGACGGACGACCGCCGCCCGAAGGTCGCGATCGAGCGCATCCGGGAGATGGTGCAGGGGCGGCACGCCTGACGCGTGCCTTCCGCTCGGCCGGGTCAGTCCTGGGCTGAGCCCCGGGAGGCGCTCGCGTCGAGCCGGTGCGCGAGGGTCTCGCGGCGGCGGGTGAGGGCGGCGATGGTCCTGTCGAGGTCGGCGATGCTGTCCCGGTACGCGTCGACGGATGCGGGGCACTCGTCGCTGTACGCGTGTCCGGTGCCGAGGCAGTCGATGAACGGCGACGCTTTGCTGGGGGAGATGCCGGAGTCGGCGAGCTCGCGGATCTCGGCGACGGCACGCAGCTGGTCGTCGGTGTAGTCGCGGTAGCCGTTGGGCAGGCGGTCGGGGAGCACGAGGCCCAGGCTCTCGTAGTAGCGCACGGCTTTCACCGTGACCCCGGCGCGTTCGGCGAGTTCGCTGATCTGCATGGTGTTCCTCCGCGTTCCTCCGCCCACAGCGTAAACCCTGACCCGCGGGTCAAGGTCAATCGGGCGTACACTAGTTAGTGCACTAACGAAGTGAGGAGATCATGTCCGGAAGCTTCATGCGCTGGTACACGCGGATGAACGAGAAGTTGATCAGCGTCGCCGGCCCAGCGCAGCTCGGCGCAGGTCACCCGGAAGGTCCAGATCACCGCTCCGCCGCGTCGCCCTGCCCCATCTGCGGCCGCCCGATGACCGAGCACACCGTGCTCCGGCCAGAAGGCCAGCGCGACGCCACGCGGCTCGTCTGCCCGTAACGCGGCTCGCGTCTGCGCGCCTCGCGCCTTCCGCGGACGCGCCTACGCCGTGCGCAGCGCCGCCGCGATGATCGCGTGCAGCCCCTCGCGCAGGTGCTCCAGCTCGCTGACCGGCAGCCCCAGCTTCGCCACGATCTGGCCCGGGATCTTCTCCGCCTCCGACCGCAGCGCCCTGCCGGTCTCGGTGAGCGTCACCTCGAGCGTGCGCTCGTCGGTCGTGCTGCGCTTGCGCTCCACGTAGCCGGTGGCTTCGAGCCGTTTCAGCAGCGGCGACAGCGTCGCGGGTTCCAGCTGGATGGCCTCGCTCAGCTCTTTCACCGACCGCGGGTCCCGCTCCCACAGTGCGAGCATCACCAGGTATTGCGGATGCGTCAGCGACAGCGGTTCGAGCACAGGGCGGTACAGCGCGATCACGCTGCGAGCGGCGACCGCCAGGCCGAAGCAGACCTGGTTCTCCAGGGCGAGCAGGTCATCGGACACGATTCGAGTCTACGTCCGGCGGCGGCGCGTCCTCGCGTTCGGGCGGCTCAGAAGTCGTCGGAGCGCGTGCGCTGCTCCTGGATGCGCTCGCCCGTCGCCGGGTCGACGCCACCGCGCCGGATGGTCGTGGTCTGCCGTCTGCGCAGCATGAAGATGAGGGACAGGATGAACACCACCACGCCGGCGCCCATCAGGATGTAGCCGACGAGCTGCACGTCGATCCACGACACCTGCACGTTCAGCGCGAACGCGAGGATGGCGCCGACCACCACCAAGAAGATGCCACTGCCGATGCCCATGAGCGCTTCCCTTCGGTCGACGTGCGGCTCACGTTACTCCGGTCGGCTTCGCGGGGCGACGTCGGCTAGTCAGCGCGGGAGAACTCCGACGCCCTGGCCACCTGGTCGGGCGTGAGGGTGACGCCCGTGTACCGCTCGAACTGGCGCGCGGCCTGCAGCGCGATCACCTCGGCGCCCGTGATGACCTTCGCACCGGATGCGCGTCCGGCCACGATCAGCGGCGTCTCCGACGGGAACGCCACCACGTCGAACACCGTGGAAGCCGAGGCGATGTGGTCGTCGCCGAACGCCGTCACGCTCTCGCTCTCGCCGCGCATCCCGAGCGGGGTGACGTTGACGATCACGTCGAAGCCGGGCTCCGGGTCGGTGGCCACCCAGGCGTAGTCGTACTTCTCGGCGAGCGAGGAGCCCGCCACCTCGTTGCGGGCGACGATGGTCAGGTCGTCGAAGCCGGCGCCGCGGAACGCCGCGACGACCGCCTTCGCCATGCCGCCGGAGCCGCGCAGCAGCACGCGCTGCGCCGGGTCGACCTCGTGCTCGGCGAGAAGAGCGGCGACGGCCTCGTAGTCGGTGTTGGACGCGGTCAGCACACCGTCGTCGTTGACCACGGTGTTCACCGACTCGA encodes the following:
- a CDS encoding glycoside hydrolase family 2 TIM barrel-domain containing protein; its protein translation is MTFPAAGTLDGTYPRPQLVREHWCDLGGTWAFAYDDADAGEAQGWYSDAEATRFDRSIVVPFPPESPASGIGDTGFHPVVWYRRTIGASELETIGASDDAPRVILNFGAVDYRARVWVGGRFAGEHEGGGSPFSFDVTDLLAAGGASGGADVSIVVRAEDDPADLSQPRGKQDWHREPHSIWYHRTTGIWQPVWLEAVPAVAIERIHWTPDLISGTVAARIRLNRPARDGETLAISLSHDGRALGSVTMPAVGRTIEATVPLPQQRNGQAYEELLWSPEHPRLVDAVVTVGADTVRSYLGLRSAAVAGGRFLLNDRPYYVRSVLNQGYWPESHLAAPSVDGLRAEAQLIKDLGFNAARLHQKYEDPRFLFFADSLGLLIWGESPAAYEFTPTAITRTTREWADIVDRDYSHPSIVTWVPTNESWGVQHLAHDGRMRDYAAALVSLTKALDPTRPVISNDGWEHVDSDILSVHDYEASGEVVAARYGTPEAVDALFDGLGPAGRRMLVRGERDRQAPVMLTEFGGVSFVDRAHEVDGAWGYSAASSPEDFAERVGALLEATLASSVLAGFCYTQLADTGQETNGLVTDDRRPKVAIERIREMVQGRHA
- a CDS encoding MerR family transcriptional regulator, whose protein sequence is MQISELAERAGVTVKAVRYYESLGLVLPDRLPNGYRDYTDDQLRAVAEIRELADSGISPSKASPFIDCLGTGHAYSDECPASVDAYRDSIADLDRTIAALTRRRETLAHRLDASASRGSAQD
- a CDS encoding MarR family transcriptional regulator, which codes for MSDDLLALENQVCFGLAVAARSVIALYRPVLEPLSLTHPQYLVMLALWERDPRSVKELSEAIQLEPATLSPLLKRLEATGYVERKRSTTDERTLEVTLTETGRALRSEAEKIPGQIVAKLGLPVSELEHLREGLHAIIAAALRTA
- a CDS encoding DUF6458 family protein, with protein sequence MGIGSGIFLVVVGAILAFALNVQVSWIDVQLVGYILMGAGVVVFILSLIFMLRRRQTTTIRRGGVDPATGERIQEQRTRSDDF
- a CDS encoding shikimate 5-dehydrogenase — its product is MPILNKDMQVCMSLAARPSNIGTRFHNYLYDELGLNFIYKAFTTTDLEGAVRGIRALGIRGCSVSMPFKEAIIPLVDVMEQSALAIESVNTVVNDDGVLTASNTDYEAVAALLAEHEVDPAQRVLLRGSGGMAKAVVAAFRGAGFDDLTIVARNEVAGSSLAEKYDYAWVATDPEPGFDVIVNVTPLGMRGESESVTAFGDDHIASASTVFDVVAFPSETPLIVAGRASGAKVITGAEVIALQAARQFERYTGVTLTPDQVARASEFSRAD